The Collibacillus ludicampi region ATGTTCAGCAATCTTTTTTCCAGGTTTTGTGTATATTACCCCTTCATTGGGTTGGACAACAATATCAGGTACTCTTGAATCAGTGAGGGGATTATTGAATATCCACTGGGACTTCGAATTTGAGAAAGAATATACATCTTTAATGTTCGCTTTTTCCTTATTCTTTTTGATAGCAGCTACCACGGAATCAATCTTGGACTGATCAGTAAGCCAGATCAATGCAACGTCATCTGCAGTCACTTGAGCAATGAGGTCAGAGGGTACACCTTCAGTGATCAGGCTTTTATCCGTTATTTTCAGTTTAGCAGGGTCGATCGGGGATTGCCCGTGTTTAGCAGTTATAATGATAAGTGTAGAATCAAAAAGATGTTGTTTTTTTAATTCATTCGTGATTTTGCCAATGGATTCATCTGTATGTGTTAAGGCCTCTGCAAGACCATTACTGAACGTTCCGTTGCCATCGGTATAACCGTTTCCAGGGAGTTTTTGGGCAACACTAACAGCTTGAAAATTCATGCCAAATATCGTTGGTACGGGAGCGGATTTTGTCCCTTTGTGATCCTTGCCGTCGATTTCATTCAGAAGAGCCGCTACCTTTAAATCATCGTTTGCCTCAGTACTAGCTATACTGGTGGTGGCATCACCATTGGCTGCTATTTCAGGAGTATACAAGTCGTCAACACCTTTGCCAGACGGCCCATTCACTAAATCATACGCAAGATGTTTGTCCGCCCATGCCGTACGTTTTCCGGCAGCCTTGATAACTTCAAAAATAGTATTTACTCGTAAATAATTGTGAGGATAGACGGGCTTTTTTGTCACAGGGTCACGGGGTAACGCATCAGGATTCATGCCACCACCGCCATCAAGTTTACTGAAGTCGTTATCGATGGACTCGTCATAAAGAACCTCGGTTCCTGGTTTATCACCTGCTTTACTTGCGATAGGTGGTAAGAGTTTTCTATCATAGCTGTCATCATAAAAAACGCCGGTTGAATTCGGAGAACCGCCTGTCACTAAAGACAGAAGACCTGGGAACGAGTCAGATGGCTTTGAGGTGGAGGCATTCGTATAGGTAATTCCATGGTTGCTTAAAGCCGCCAGATTAGAATGTGGATGGTTTTTCACGTAGTTAGCGAGGTCACTTGCATGCAATCCATCTACACTAATTAATAAAACTCGTTGTACTGCATGATGCTGACTGTCACTATTAACGTTGATGGATGTTTCCTTTAACGCATAACTGGGTGTCGCGAAAATAGGACTTAACGCAAGGATACTGCTAGCAAGCCCAATGGCTGTTATCTTAGACTTCATTTTCTTCAACTCCCTATGGTATTTAACTAGTAGCAAAATAATAATAAAAAACTAATATTAATCGGAAGTTAAATTAGTGCAAATATTCATCATACGGAACATTTACATTCTTTACATTTCAGAATCAATATTATCGTCTTGAGCATAGATGCGGTCTCGTAGTACGTGCTATCAACAGTACCCTTCTGTATGTAAGGTAAAAAAAGATGTAATACCAAAGAGAATGTTAAATAATAGATTATGAATAAAGATGAGTATAACCCACAAAGGAACCTAAAAAAGATTTTTAGAATAAAGAGTCAACATGCACCATGTAAGAACAGGGTTTTGAATTTTTAAAAAGTCGCCCTTTGTTTTTGTTAATTCAACAAATATAGGGAATTTTTTAATAACATAAGATAAGATCAGTATGGCGATAAGAAGTAAACCAAAGAAAACCTGACCCGTAAATTGATTGGCTTTCCCTCCCCCTTTTATAAGCAGAAATACATAAAGCATTAAAGTTAACATAGATGATATACCAACTACAAAATTCGCTGTAGAATACTTCTGTGTAGTTTTCAATTGAATATCACCTTCTACTTTATTTGAAAAGACAGAGTGGAATGAAACCACCTTGTCTTTTCTCTATTCTCTATTTTTAAGCTACAGCCGCAATACCGATTACACCTAGATCCGGGAGAACGGAAATGAGCAATCCGGCAATTTCCCAAATGCCATAACCTTCCGCCAGGAGGTCGAGAAGTGGTTCTGTGTGACGTAATCGACCCATTGCCTTTGAATAAAAGTAATAGCCCCTACGTATACACACGTAAGGGCCTAGTGGAGGTTATGAGAGGTTGGATCCGACATTGAAAAGATTGGACACTCCTCATGCATCAATTCCCACGATCCCTTGTGTGGCTCGGAGTTGCGACATTATAAAACGTATAGAATGTCCAATTTTGTACGGTATTCACGCATCGCTATGATAAAGTATTTGCGCATAATTATTTCGTGTAGGGAATAATGATGGATCATATCTCTCGAATTCTTAACCATCTCACTGAGTGTTTGTGAGCAGTCCTATTAATTCCGCAAGTTTCTTTTGCTTGATACCACGCTCCTTTAGTATTTCCTTTACGAGGGGTTTTTGATGTGAGAATATGGGAGATCGATGTAGTTCAAACGCCAGTATCATTTTAATTGGTGAATGTCACTAGTGTTGCATAAATTATAACTGAATTTTCTGCGTTTTAATCTAATGCTATTTTAACAAAATAAGGACAGAGCACGTTAAAGGTAGCCCCGCCCATTTGGTATAATATGTATATTCTAAAAAGAAAGGGTTCCGTTACTGTCCTGTATTCTGGCATGCCGATTCATTGCTGAGATCTCTTACCTTCGCCTTTTTTTCGATGATCTATTGTACTTGAACCATTCTATGTAATCGCACCATAAGAAGGCCTTTAGACTTCGAAGCAACTCCAATAAGCTTTTGGTAGTTTGAATTTGCATCTTCATTAGAATCATCAGACAATAGGTGATCAAAGCAAGATACACTTGGTTCCAAACCGCCGTTTCGGAGAGACCATAAAACGTTTTGATTCTCAAATGTTGTTTCATCCATTTAAAAAACAATTCGATTGCCCATCGTGTACGATATATGTCACTGATCTCTTCTGCTGACAAATCAAAACAGTTGGTAATAATTCTTATGTCATTGCCCTGTGAATCCTTTGCCTCGACCAGTCGAAGTACGTGATCCATGGGCTTTTGAGGGGATCCTAGCAACACTTTTGTGTCCGCAAGGACAGGACTCTCATGAAGCACTTGAGATTCCAGAAGGTAGAACGTTGCATTGTCCTTCAAACGGGTAACAAAGCCTATTCCCCTACGGCAATAATCATCAAATTTCTTGTAATCGACATAACCACGATCAAACACATAGATGGCTTCCGAATCATCAATCAAGGAATCCATTTGTGTGATGTCATTAGGCTTCGCCGTCGTTAGACGAATCTGTTCAGGATAGACTTCATCATGATCGACAAATGCCAAGCTCACGTGGATTTTTATTCCCGCTTTGGTTTTCCGAAAGCTCGCCCAGCGGTATTTTGATAAACATAAACTGATCGTAGTTGAGTCTATGATTTTGTATGGCTTCCGCCCGGCAGGGTTAGCAGCCATGCATTGGATTTTTCCAACTAAAGAAAAAAACAGATGAGCGAGTAGATCGGTATCCACCTGACGGTGTTTCCGTGAAAGTTGCGAATAGCTGATGGAATCTAATTGCAAGAATTCTTGCATATGAGGATTCAAGATATCTGCCGCAACGGCACGTAAACTTTCACGTTTTTGCAAGATGGCGTGCAGAAATAACAGGACGTAAGATTTCGTAGTAAGCTTCTTAGCGTATTTATCTTGTTGGTTTTGATCTACTTTTTCTTGAAAATTACACTGAAAAAGTGGTTCAACCCATTTACCAAATGCCGAAAGTAGGGTATCCTTATCCTTGTCCATAAGTGTATTTCCTTTCAATGGATTTGGACAGGACTACCTGACCTCTCCATTGTAAAGGATTTTTTTATTTAAGAGATGAAAAAAATAATAGAAGAATATTCTGAATTAATTAATGCAACACTAGTGGGTGAATGTGTAGTCTATATTGATCATTAATTAATATTTATTAAATATTTTATATCTCGCACAATCAATCCACAATGCGGGTCGTCCGGAAAGGGAATAAGGAACGGATCATTCCCTTGAACGCTGAAGTTCGCCTGTTCATTTTAGCGAAAAATCTTTCCTGGATTCAATATCCCGTTCGGGTCTAAAGTCTGCTTAAGACTGAGCATAACATCCAGCGCTTCCCCATGCTCTTTTCGCTGATATTTTGCTTTTCCGACACCTACCCCATGTTCCCCCGAACAGGTGCCACCACGGCTTAGCGCATACTCGACAAGGCTGGCATTGATTTGCTCCGCTATCTGCATCTCTTCCGGATCGTTGGGGTCAATCATCAGCAATGTATGAAAATTACCGTCTCCAATGTGTCCGAGAACACCCCCGTGAATTCCCGATTGATCGATAGTCTCGCGCGCACGTTCAACAGCTCCCGACAGTTCTGTCAAAGGTACGCAAATATCGGTTGTCATCATCTTCTTGCCCGGATACCCGTGTAAAAAAGCGTACGCCAAATGATGGCGAGCTTCCCACAGTTGCGCCCTTCTCTTTGAATCCGTCTCAAATTCGAACCCACGGCACCCATTCTCCATTGCAAGTTCCCTAGCGGATTCCATATCTTTTTTTAACCCATCTTCATTCCCATGGAATTCCAAAAACAAAGTAGGTGTTTCCGGAAAATCGGTCTTGCTGTGCAGATTTACTTGTCTGATGGATCGGGCGTCAACCAGTTCGATCCTGGCCACCGGTATACCGACCGAGATGATCGCCACGGCGGCGTCCACCGCATTTTTGACAGATGGAAAATTTGCTCTCGCCGCCATGATCGCCTCCGGAATTCCATAGACCCGCAGGGTCAATTCCGTAAATACCCCCAAAGTCCCTTCCGATCCCACAAATAGCCCAGTCAAATGATAGCCGGAAGAAGATTTTGCTGCAAGTCCGCCCGTGTGGATGATCCTTCCGTCTGCCAGGACAACTTCCAGATCCCTGACCTGATCTCGCATTACGCCATAGCGAACCGCCGTCGTACCGCTCGCGTTCGTTGCCGCCATTCCTCCCAGCGTCGCATCAGCTCCAGGATCTACTGAAAAAAAGAGCCCATATTTTTTTAACTCCTTGTTCAGCTGGCTTCTTGTAACACCTGGCTGTACGCGAACCAACAAATCATTTGGACGAACCTCTAGGATTTTGTTCATCAGTTGAAAATCGATGGAGATGCCACCTTGATACGGAATGACGTGTCCCTCCAAACTGCTGCCCAATCCGAACGGGGTAACCGGAATTTTGTAGTTATTTGCAAACTTGAGAATATTGATTACATCATATCTGTCTTTTGGAAAAACGACTACATCAGGCAGACTGGGCGTATGGTAAGACTCATCTTTTCCGTGTTGTTCCAATACAGTTGGGTTATTTGTTACTTGTTCCTCCGATAATATACCGCGCAATTCACGGACTAAATCCATTGAGTTCACTCCTCCGCCTCTGTAGGATAAACCCTGACGTTATTCCCGCCAGCTCTAACATAAAAACAGGTCATTCGATAGAGCCTTCCGATTCGAACGCCACCACAGAAATCGGCTATTGAGCCTCCACGTCGGACGAAGGGAAAAACGATGATCCCACATGCTCTTTCCGAATGGCAAAGATTAAAAGGCTGGTTACAATAAGTGAAACGCTTAAAAATATCAACCCTACTGTTACACTTCCTGTGGCGTCCTTCAATACGCCCAGCATATACGGTCCCACAAATCCACCTAGGTTTCCGATAGAGTTAATGACCGCAATCCCTACTGCCGCCGCCGATTCGCTGAGGAACATCGCCGGCAAAGCCCAGAACGGTCCAAAGAAACTGTAAATCCCTGCCGTGGCGATCGCCATCATCATGATTGAGACGTAGGGGTTCGAAGTCATGCCTGCACCAATTAACCCTAGAGCCCCGACTATCGGCGGAATTGCAGCATGCATGCGTCTCTCTCCCGTCCGATCGGAACGTCGGGCCCACCATATCATTCCGGCGGCGCCTACAATGTAAGGAATCATTGTGATCAGACCAACCTGAGTGTTTGTCAGTATTTTGGAAAATGCTTTAATAATTGTTGGCATCCAGAATCCGATTCCGTACAGGCCCAATACCTGGGTAAAGTAAATGAGTGAAAGATGCCAAACCCTGGAATTCGTTAAAACCTCTGCGGTCGTATACTGTTTGACTCGTTGCTTGGCCTCGTGTTCCCTCTGTAATTCGGTTTTCAACCATTCCTTCTCTTCCTGTGTCAGCCAGTGCGCGTCTTCTGGACGATCCGTCAAATAAAAATAGGTCATAATCCCCATGATGATAGCCGGCAATCCCTCCAGAACAAATACCCAACGCCAGCCTGGCATACCCAACCAATGAATGTGATCCATAATCCATGTGGATACGGGAGCCCCGACAATATTGGAGGCCGCCAGAGCCGTCATGAAAAGTGCAAAAGCGCGTGCCTGCTCTTTAGCCCGGAACCAGTATGTGATATACAAAATAATTCCCGGAAAAAATCCTGCTTCCGCCAATCCGAGCAGAAACCGCAAAATGTACAAGTGAGTGGCGTTTTGCGCCCACGCAGTAATCACGACGACAATTCCCCAACTGATCAGAATCCGGGCGATCCAGATGCGTGCGCCAACACGGTGCATCAAAATGTTGCTAGGAACTTCAAAAATGAAATAACCAAAAAAGAAAATTCCGGAGATGAGACCGAATACCTGACTGGACAATCCAAGAGACTTGTTCATGTCCAAGGCGACATATCCTAGATTCACCCTGTCCAGAAACGCAACGATATACAGAAGAAAAATGTAAGGAATAATTCGCCTTGAAACTTTACGGAGCGTTTGCTCTCCTAAGGTTGTTGCATCACTAGCCATTTGGCGCTCCCCCTTTTGTATATTTTTGGGCCATAAAGGATTGTCATATTTACTGAGAATTGAAATATATAAATATAATTTTTGAAATAATATGTATTTTGTAATAAGTCTATCATTCCCCCCTTCCGCCGTCAACAGCCGGATTCAGAGTATGGTTGTGAATAGAGGATTGTACCTTCCTCTGGAATTTAGAAGGACAAAGGGATTCTCACCTTGTTGTTTCCTTTATATTCCACGCCCCCCATCCACATTAAGGATTTCTCCGGTCACCATTTTTGCCAGATCGGAAGCCAAGTAAAGAGCAGCCTGTGCAATATCCTCTGGTTGAATCAGAGACCCTAACGGAACACTGTTTAAAAAGATTTTTTTCTTGTCCTCTTCCACCTCCGTTTCATTCCCTTTCAGGAACTGACCGATCATCGGAGTTTCCGCCGGTCCTGGATTAATCGCATTGACCCGGATTTTGTACGGGGCTAATTCGAGTGCCAGTGCCTTCGTCAATATAATAGCCGCTCCCTTTGAAGCACAATACGCGTTCAATCCCGGACGAGCCCGAATTCCAGCGATGGAAGCTATATTGACAATGGAGCCGTTTTTCTGTGCTTTCATGAACGGAACGACATGTCGAGCTGTCAGAAAGATCGATTTGGTGTTAACCGCTAGAATCCTATCCCACTGTACCTCACTCAATTCTTCAATCGGAGTAAATACTTGTGGAACACCCGCACAGTTTATCAGGACATCAATCCGGTTGAACGTTTCAAGCGTTCCCTTTACCATGGAAGCAACACTTGCATCACTCGTCACATCGGTTCCAAAGGCTCGGGCACGGTTGGTGCTCAGTTCTGCCGCAACCCTCTCCGCAGCTTCCCGATTCAAATCGGCGATCGCCACATTCGCCCCCTGCTCTACAAATAATTTGGCAATCGCTTTCCCCATTCCAGACCCCGCACCTGTTACAATGGCTGTTTTTCCTTGCAGGTACCCGTTACTCATAGGTTAATCACCACCATCCTCTCTTCCGTCATCTCTCGTATAGCATAATAGGGACCTTCCTTACCGATTCCGCTGTTTTTGACTCCTCCGTAAGGCATCGCATCGTTTCGATACGTGGAGACATCATTGATGATTACACCGCCATACTCCAAGGTTTTTGCCGCCTTCAAAGCCAAGTTCAAGTCGCGGGTAAAGAGACCAGCCTGAAGTCCGTATTTGGAATCGTTGGCTTGAGCAAAGGCCTCGTCGATATCTCGGTAAGGGATAAGACATACGATCGGGGCAAACACTTCTTCGCAAACCACTTTCATCTCAGGACGAGTGTCGACGAGGACGACTGGATAAAGGATCGATCCCTCTCTTCTGACCGGCAGCAGAGATTTGGCCCCTCCAGCGATGGCTTCCTGAACCCACGTTTCCGCGCGAATCGCTTCTTGCTCGCTAATCATAGGACCCACATCTGTATCTGGATCCTCAGGATTGCCCACCTTTAGTTGCTTCACGTAGGACAAGTACTTATCCGTAAATTCATTAAAAACGGATTCATGGACAAAGATCCTCTGCACAGCGATACAGGCTTGCCCCGCATTATGAAAGCTTCGGCTTGCCGTCTGCTTCGCTGCCCAATCCAGATCGGCATCAGCGTGAACGATGTTGGGAGAGTTGTTCCCTAATTCCAGAGCTACCGATCGCATCCCGCTTCGCTCTTTTATATATCTTCCGACTTTTGCAGATCCCGTGAATGAATACATGGCAACTCGTTCATCATCCAAGAGCCATTCTCCGACCTCAGCGCCACCATTGATCACATTTACATACCCCTTAGGAAGACCTGCTTCTTCCATAATTTCTATTAATTGCATAGTAGTCAGTGGCGTTGTTGGCGCTGGTTTCACCACCACGGTATTACCTGCTGCGAAAGCGGGAGCAATCTTATGTGTTCCTAGCAAAAGCGGATAATTAAATGGAGTAATGCCCACGATAACTCCCTTCGGTACGCGGATGGTGAATCCTAACCGATTTTCGCCCCCCTGGATCGCATGGAGCGGTACCATTTCCCCAGAAATCCGCTTGGCCTCCTCAGCACATAAACGGAACGTTTCAATGGTCCGATCTAATTCCCCTTTTGCATCTTTTCGAGTTTTACCTACTTCACGTATAAGAGTGTATTCCAAAGAAGTCCGACGCTTTTCTATTATTTCCGTCGTTTTTAATAAAATTTTGTATCGTTCAAATGGGGTGAGAACATCATTTTTAAAAGTATTTAAAGCCGTAGAAACCGCATCTCCAACATGATGTTTTTCTGCTTTTGCGACTGAAGCTATCATTTCACCTGTATACTTGTGGTAAACAGGAATAGATTCTTTCGTTTCTACCCATTCCCCTCCAATATACAGACCATAGGATTTGATTGACATTGTCTTCAAAACCTCCCACATGACATTCCATGTTCCCTTAGAATTCGTTTGGTGATTTCTTCCCCCATTTCGATTGTTGAAGCGTTTCCGCCAAGATCTGCCGTCCTCACTTTTCCCTCGCACAAAACCTCCTCGATTCCTTGAAGGATCAACTGACTCATTTCCATTTGCTGAAGATGTTCCAGCATCAAACTAATGCTCCAAATTTGCGCGATCGGATTGGCAATCCCTTTTCCGGCGATATCCGGGGCTGAGCCATGAATCGGTTCAAACATGGACGGATAAATTCGTTCCGGATTAATGTTGCCCGAAGGAGCTAAACCCAATCCCCCCCCGATTGCCGCCCCTAAATCCGTTAGAATATCCCCGAATAGATTGCTTGCTACCACGACGTCAAACTCTTCCGGTTTGGTAATAAAATAAGCAGATAGGGCGTCAATATGGTATACATTCGTTTCAATTTCTGGATGCTCTGTCGCGATTTCTTTTACTATCTCATCCCAAAAAGGCATGGAATGATTGATCCCGTTTGATTTAGTGGCAGCCGTTACCCTTTTTTTTCTTCTTCTTTTCGCAAGGGAATAAGCATATTTCACGACCCGTTCAATCCCGTGCCGGGTAAAGACATTGTTTTGCACGGCCAGTTCGTAAGGGGTTCCTTCATGCAGCCGCCCCCCCATGTTCGAATATTCCCCTTCGGTGTTCTCCCGAACCACAACAAAGTCAAGATCCTCATATCCCTTATTACGTAGCGGACTTTCCAAACCGCGAAGAAGTTTGATTGGCCGCAAGTTCACATACTGTTGAAAAGCTCGGCGGATCGGAAGGATTAGCTCCCATACTGAAATGTGATCAGGAACTTCTTTTGCCCCAATCGACCCCAGAAGGATTACATCATAGTCTTTCAGTATATTGAGACCGTTTTCAGGCATCATTCGACCATGCCGCAAATAGTAATTACAATTCCAGTCAAATTGGTCACAAGCAAATCGCAAGCCCCCATGGATGTTTTCAATGGCCTCAAGAACCTTTAACCCTTCTTGCATCACCTCTGGGCCAATTCCATCGCCGGGAATCACAGCCACTGAGTAGTGTTGCACCTCCATCACCTCATTTCTCTACTATTAAAGTTCGATTTAACCACTTACTATCCGGATAAAGCAATTATCATGCCAATATTGTATAAATTTCAGAATCATTCATTCGCAAGGATTTCATATGTTGTCCTCTATACCAAACTGTTGTATTTTTCAACAACATGTTGCATTTTGCTTTGTCTGGAGATTTTCTTCTTGGAGCTTCCTCCGGAGAGTACCCATAGAACTGCGTAGTCTATCTGTCTATATATTTAATTTTCAATCAAATCTTTTCGATATAAAATTTCGCCGTCTACCATGGTAAGCTCCACTTTTACCTCTTTAATCTTGGTTTGATCAATATTTAAAATACTATCATTTAAGACAACGAGATCTGCCAGTTTTCCGACTTCGATACTCCCTTTTATATTTTCTTCAAAACTGGCATACGCACCGTTCCAAGTGTACAGCTTAATGGCCTCCAAGACACTTACACTCTGATTCTTTCCAATACTTAATCCTGATTGACTTTTTCGATTCACTGCAACATGAATTCCTAATAGGGGATTATAATCCGTCACTGGAGCATCTGAACCTCCCGCCGCGATAATGCCTTCATCAATAAAATCACGGACAGGGTACATATAATTTACACGCTCGCCGTAATTATGCACATAAATTTCTCCGTATTCATATGGAAATGGTGGATTGGGAATGGGAATGACACCTAGTTGTTTCATCCTTTTTTGCAAATCAGGCATAGAAATTCCAGCATGCTCGATACGATGGCGATGATTCTCCCGCGGTGCTTCCTCTAACGCCTTTTCCACACAATTTAAATACATTTCAATCGCACGATCGCCTTGTGCATGCACCGTAATTTGATATCCTTTTTTGTGGGCATCCCCCAAAATCTGATAGATTTCTTCTTCACTGTAATAAAGAATGCCTGAATCATTCGGGTTGCTTGTATAAGGCTTACGAGTGGCAATCGTTGGTCCTGAACTGCTTCCATCTATAAATAATTTAGCCGGTCCGATTTTAAATCGATCATCGCCTGTACCCGTCAAAACACCGGCCTTCACCATTTTGTCTACAAAGTCATGGGAGTTGTTTAGTGAACAAATCATCGCATACACCCTTACACGGATGTCCCTGGCTTGCACTGCTTGCTGCATGAATCTAAAGGTGTCAGGACCGAACGTACCCGCCTCATGAACACTTGTAATTCCAGCAGCAAGGAAATGA contains the following coding sequences:
- a CDS encoding alkaline phosphatase family protein, with translation MKSKITAIGLASSILALSPIFATPSYALKETSINVNSDSQHHAVQRVLLISVDGLHASDLANYVKNHPHSNLAALSNHGITYTNASTSKPSDSFPGLLSLVTGGSPNSTGVFYDDSYDRKLLPPIASKAGDKPGTEVLYDESIDNDFSKLDGGGGMNPDALPRDPVTKKPVYPHNYLRVNTIFEVIKAAGKRTAWADKHLAYDLVNGPSGKGVDDLYTPEIAANGDATTSIASTEANDDLKVAALLNEIDGKDHKGTKSAPVPTIFGMNFQAVSVAQKLPGNGYTDGNGTFSNGLAEALTHTDESIGKITNELKKQHLFDSTLIIITAKHGQSPIDPAKLKITDKSLITEGVPSDLIAQVTADDVALIWLTDQSKIDSVVAAIKKNKEKANIKDVYSFSNSKSQWIFNNPLTDSRVPDIVVQPNEGVIYTKPGKKIAEHGGFSHDDTNVALLVSFAGIGKAQQNTAPVQTMQVAPTILKMLGLDPHALQAVQIEHTQILPGIQEVLEKKK
- a CDS encoding IS4 family transposase — translated: MDKDKDTLLSAFGKWVEPLFQCNFQEKVDQNQQDKYAKKLTTKSYVLLFLHAILQKRESLRAVAADILNPHMQEFLQLDSISYSQLSRKHRQVDTDLLAHLFFSLVGKIQCMAANPAGRKPYKIIDSTTISLCLSKYRWASFRKTKAGIKIHVSLAFVDHDEVYPEQIRLTTAKPNDITQMDSLIDDSEAIYVFDRGYVDYKKFDDYCRRGIGFVTRLKDNATFYLLESQVLHESPVLADTKVLLGSPQKPMDHVLRLVEAKDSQGNDIRIITNCFDLSAEEISDIYRTRWAIELFFKWMKQHLRIKTFYGLSETAVWNQVYLALITYCLMILMKMQIQTTKSLLELLRSLKAFLWCDYIEWFKYNRSSKKRRR
- a CDS encoding FAD-binding oxidoreductase; the protein is MDLVRELRGILSEEQVTNNPTVLEQHGKDESYHTPSLPDVVVFPKDRYDVINILKFANNYKIPVTPFGLGSSLEGHVIPYQGGISIDFQLMNKILEVRPNDLLVRVQPGVTRSQLNKELKKYGLFFSVDPGADATLGGMAATNASGTTAVRYGVMRDQVRDLEVVLADGRIIHTGGLAAKSSSGYHLTGLFVGSEGTLGVFTELTLRVYGIPEAIMAARANFPSVKNAVDAAVAIISVGIPVARIELVDARSIRQVNLHSKTDFPETPTLFLEFHGNEDGLKKDMESARELAMENGCRGFEFETDSKRRAQLWEARHHLAYAFLHGYPGKKMMTTDICVPLTELSGAVERARETIDQSGIHGGVLGHIGDGNFHTLLMIDPNDPEEMQIAEQINASLVEYALSRGGTCSGEHGVGVGKAKYQRKEHGEALDVMLSLKQTLDPNGILNPGKIFR
- a CDS encoding MFS transporter, which produces MASDATTLGEQTLRKVSRRIIPYIFLLYIVAFLDRVNLGYVALDMNKSLGLSSQVFGLISGIFFFGYFIFEVPSNILMHRVGARIWIARILISWGIVVVITAWAQNATHLYILRFLLGLAEAGFFPGIILYITYWFRAKEQARAFALFMTALAASNIVGAPVSTWIMDHIHWLGMPGWRWVFVLEGLPAIIMGIMTYFYLTDRPEDAHWLTQEEKEWLKTELQREHEAKQRVKQYTTAEVLTNSRVWHLSLIYFTQVLGLYGIGFWMPTIIKAFSKILTNTQVGLITMIPYIVGAAGMIWWARRSDRTGERRMHAAIPPIVGALGLIGAGMTSNPYVSIMMMAIATAGIYSFFGPFWALPAMFLSESAAAVGIAVINSIGNLGGFVGPYMLGVLKDATGSVTVGLIFLSVSLIVTSLLIFAIRKEHVGSSFFPSSDVEAQ
- a CDS encoding SDR family oxidoreductase, which translates into the protein MSNGYLQGKTAIVTGAGSGMGKAIAKLFVEQGANVAIADLNREAAERVAAELSTNRARAFGTDVTSDASVASMVKGTLETFNRIDVLINCAGVPQVFTPIEELSEVQWDRILAVNTKSIFLTARHVVPFMKAQKNGSIVNIASIAGIRARPGLNAYCASKGAAIILTKALALELAPYKIRVNAINPGPAETPMIGQFLKGNETEVEEDKKKIFLNSVPLGSLIQPEDIAQAALYLASDLAKMVTGEILNVDGGRGI
- a CDS encoding aldehyde dehydrogenase family protein, encoding MSIKSYGLYIGGEWVETKESIPVYHKYTGEMIASVAKAEKHHVGDAVSTALNTFKNDVLTPFERYKILLKTTEIIEKRRTSLEYTLIREVGKTRKDAKGELDRTIETFRLCAEEAKRISGEMVPLHAIQGGENRLGFTIRVPKGVIVGITPFNYPLLLGTHKIAPAFAAGNTVVVKPAPTTPLTTMQLIEIMEEAGLPKGYVNVINGGAEVGEWLLDDERVAMYSFTGSAKVGRYIKERSGMRSVALELGNNSPNIVHADADLDWAAKQTASRSFHNAGQACIAVQRIFVHESVFNEFTDKYLSYVKQLKVGNPEDPDTDVGPMISEQEAIRAETWVQEAIAGGAKSLLPVRREGSILYPVVLVDTRPEMKVVCEEVFAPIVCLIPYRDIDEAFAQANDSKYGLQAGLFTRDLNLALKAAKTLEYGGVIINDVSTYRNDAMPYGGVKNSGIGKEGPYYAIREMTEERMVVINL
- a CDS encoding tartrate dehydrogenase is translated as MQHYSVAVIPGDGIGPEVMQEGLKVLEAIENIHGGLRFACDQFDWNCNYYLRHGRMMPENGLNILKDYDVILLGSIGAKEVPDHISVWELILPIRRAFQQYVNLRPIKLLRGLESPLRNKGYEDLDFVVVRENTEGEYSNMGGRLHEGTPYELAVQNNVFTRHGIERVVKYAYSLAKRRRKKRVTAATKSNGINHSMPFWDEIVKEIATEHPEIETNVYHIDALSAYFITKPEEFDVVVASNLFGDILTDLGAAIGGGLGLAPSGNINPERIYPSMFEPIHGSAPDIAGKGIANPIAQIWSISLMLEHLQQMEMSQLILQGIEEVLCEGKVRTADLGGNASTIEMGEEITKRILREHGMSCGRF
- a CDS encoding amidohydrolase; this encodes MKADVVFVNGEVITVDQENKVVQAVAVRGNRIVAVGSNQDVQSFIVEGTEVIDLQGKTLVPGFIDAHLHLVLYGLRQLAISCKQDHLHSIDDILAEIRKKAAETPKGEWVRCWGFNETKVREKRYPTIEELDAMTTDHPIFISRACGHICMVNSKALELAGIKEDTPDPVGGVIERDPKGKLTGRLIEAANMNMVDVAKYSEEELKKAMKIASDHFLAAGITSVHEAGTFGPDTFRFMQQAVQARDIRVRVYAMICSLNNSHDFVDKMVKAGVLTGTGDDRFKIGPAKLFIDGSSSGPTIATRKPYTSNPNDSGILYYSEEEIYQILGDAHKKGYQITVHAQGDRAIEMYLNCVEKALEEAPRENHRHRIEHAGISMPDLQKRMKQLGVIPIPNPPFPYEYGEIYVHNYGERVNYMYPVRDFIDEGIIAAGGSDAPVTDYNPLLGIHVAVNRKSQSGLSIGKNQSVSVLEAIKLYTWNGAYASFEENIKGSIEVGKLADLVVLNDSILNIDQTKIKEVKVELTMVDGEILYRKDLIEN